The following proteins are encoded in a genomic region of Hirundo rustica isolate bHirRus1 chromosome 15, bHirRus1.pri.v3, whole genome shotgun sequence:
- the ARPC1B gene encoding actin-related protein 2/3 complex subunit 1B → MAYHSFLLEPISCHAWNKDRTQIALCPNNHEVHIYRKDGAKWSKVHELKEHNGQVTGIDWAPESNRLVTCGTDRNAYVWTLKGNVWKPTLVILRINRAARCVKWSPKENKFAVGSGSRLISICYFEQENDWWVCKHIKKPIRSTVLSLDWHPNNVLLAAGSCDFKCRIFSAYIKEVEERPSPTPWGSKMPFGELMFESSSSCGWVHSICFSASGSRVAWVSHDSTLCLADAGKKMAVASLCTETLPLLAVTFITENSLVAAGHDCCPMLFTYEESQGSLTFGGKLDVPKQSSQRGLTARERFQNLDKKASSDTANASLDTLHKNSISQISVLTGGKDKCSQFCTTGMDGGMSIWDVKSLESALKDLKIK, encoded by the exons ATGGCCTACCACAGCTTCCTGCTGGAGCCCATCAGCTGCCATGCCTGGAACAAGGACCGCACCC AGATCGCCCTGTGCCCCAACAACCATGAGGTTCACATCTACCGCAAGGATGGGGCCAAGTGGAGCAAAGTCCACGAGCTGAAGGAGCACAACGGGCAGGTGACGG GCATCGACTGGGCCCCTGAGAGCAACCGGCTGGTGACGTGCGGGACCGACCGCAACGCCTACGTGTGGACCCTCAAGGGCAACGTGTGGAAGCCCACCCTGGTCATCCTGCGCATCAACCGCGCCGCCCGCTGCGTCAAGTGGTCCCCCAAGGAGAACAAGTTTGCCGTGGGCAGCGGCTCCCGCCTCATCTCCATCTGCTACTTCGAGCAGGAGAACGACTG GTGGGTTTGCAAGCACATCAAGAAGCCCATCCGCTCGACGGTGCTCAGCCTGGACTGGCACCCCAACAACGTCCTCCTGGCCGCTGGCTCCTGTGACTTCAAGTGCAG GATCTTCTCAGCCTACATCAAGGAGGTGGAGGAGCGGCCCAGCCCCACGCCCTGGGGCTCCAAGATGCCCTTTGGGGAGCTGATGTTCgagtccagcagcagctgtgggtgggTGCACAGCATCTGCTTCTCGGCCAGCGGCTCCCGCGTGGCCTGGGTGAGCCATGACAGCACCCTGTGCCTCGCCGACGCCGGCAAGAAGATGGC CGTCGCCTCCCTGTGCACCGAGACCCTGCCGCTGCTGGCTGTCACCTTCATCACTGAGAACAGCCTGGTGGCCGCG GGCCACGACTGCTGCCCGATGCTGTTCACCTACGAGGAGAGCCAGGGCTCCCTGACCTTCGGGGGGAAGCTGGACGTGCCCAAGCAGAGCTCCCAGCGCGGCCTCACCGCCCGCGAGCGCTTCCAGAACCTGGACAAGAAAGCGAGCTCGGACACGGCCAACGCCAGCCTGGACACCCTGCACAAGAACAGCATCAG CCAGATCTCAGTGCTGACGGGCGGGAAGGACAAGTGCTCCCAGTTCTGCACCACGGGGATGGACGGGGGCATGAGCATCTGGGATGTCAAG AGCCTGGAGTCGGCGCTGAAGGATCTCAAGATCAAATGA